The Borrelia sp. HM sequence ATTAGATATAATTTTCAATATATTAAAGAGATATAGTTATGAAAAAAAAGATAAAAATTTTCCTCTGTTGTTATATATTAATTTTATTAGGATTATTATTTTTATATCAAAACCCCAAAATCGTCAATAATATAAAAGAACTAGCTTCTAATTATTTAGAAATACTCAAAGACAAAATTTACAGACCTAAAAGTTTAATTGAATTAAAAGAAGAATATCTCTTACCAAAAGGATATCTTACAACTCAAGTACTAAATAAAAAATATTACTCTTTAGGATATGCTGAGAGTGCTAAGCAGGCAGAATGGGTAGCTTACAAGTTAAAAAAAGAAATGGTTGAACTAGCCTTAACTTTGCTTAAAGAAAATAAAATAAAACGAAGTAAAAAATTTTTTGAAGATAAAGATATTCAAGGCATTGCCCCCAAGTTAATTGACTATTTAAAGAGCGGATATGATAGAGGACATATTGTCAGCTCTGCTGATATGTCTTTTTCTACAGATGCGATGATAGATACATATTTCCTATCAAATATATCGCCCCAACAAAAAGAGTTCAACTCTGGAATCTGGCTGAAGCTTGAAAAATTAGTTAGGAAATGGGCTATTTTAAAAGGAAGAATTTATATTGTTAGTGCAGGAATTTTAACAGAAAATAAGGGATTTATTGGAAAAAATAAAATTATAGTGCCAAAAAATTTCTATAAAATAGTGTTATCATTAAATAGTGACAACTCCTATGATATATTAGCTTTTATCATTCCAAATGAAAAAGCCAAAGACTTAGAATTAAAAAATTATGTTGTGAGCGTTAATGCAATTGAAGAAAAAACCAAAATAGATTTTTTTGCAAAACTCGATGCTAAAATAAAAAAAATAATTAAAATAAAAAAAGATATAAATTCTTGGAAATTTTGATGAAAATAACCTTTGCAAAATTTAATATTTTTTTGTTAACAATATTCACATTAGGACTAACTATTATATCAATATTCATATATTACATAAACTTTAATGTAAGCTTTTATAATTATCTTATCAATATATATAATAAGAACTTATTGATTTTAGTTGATAAATTTTTCATTTTCACTATTGGTATCATAGGCTCCATTTGGACATATATTAACTATAAAAGAACTAATAACATACAATTTGTATTTTTTTACTGTTTCATTTGTTCTTTCATACTCGAGCCTATATCAATTTTAAAACATTATCTTTTCAGCCATTCATTAAGTCTAGAATTTCATTATTTCATGAAATTCTATCACTTAATCACCATATTTTCTTTACTAAATCTATTTTTTTTAAGCTTATACATATGTGACTTTCAAATTAAATCAATAACTTATACTATTTACCTGATCTTCACTTTTGCAATACTTTATAGCTCATTAGTACCTATTAACGCCCACGATCAGACAAATTACTTATTATTCTCAACTGAAAACAATAGATTTTATATTGATTTAACATTATTCTTAATACCAATAAACATTTTGGTAGCCTTCTCAAGAAAAAAAAATTCCAACTACCTTTTAATCTTTACATCAATACTTCTAATAGTAATAGGAATTTATCTCAACTCTATAGAAATACCTTACTCCTTTATACCAAGTCTAATAGGAGTACCAATATACTTAAGAGAGGCAGGAAAATTTTTTTTCTATTGGCTATAAACCCTACCTACTTAATATCAAAGATAAAGTTGCTATACCTAAGGGTAAAAATAAGTTATCGTATTTCTTAAAATCAAAAAGCTCAACAAGCATAGCCCCAAATCCAATAATCAATGCTAATAAAAAATTTGGAAAAAAATAATAAAAAACAATAAATGCAACTAAAAAAACAATAACACTACCTGAGAATGTTTTATTATTTACAAGTTTAAAAGAAGGAATCATTTTCCCAAAAAGACTAGCAAGACCATCTCCAAGACATGCAGAAAATATTCCAATGTAACTAAAAGGCGCTGGTATAAAACAATAAGTACAAAATATGCTTATTACCAAAAATATCGGAGAAAGAGAAACCTTCTTGTATGAAGATATCTCTCTGGAGTTTACTATTATTTCCGATATACCCTTTAGAAAAAATAAATTTATTTCCATTATTCTAAATATTTCCAAAGTTAAATATAAAAATATAAAAAACAAACTAAATACAAAACCTATCCAAAAATTCATCTTATAAAACAATAAAAAAGTCAAAGTGGAAATATGAAAAAATTTTCTATAAATCTCAAATTTAATATTTTTGTTAAAAAAAAATTGTCTAGACATTAATTAATTTTCCTTAGAATAATATTAAATTTTAAAAAAGAATTTGCCTTTATAATA is a genomic window containing:
- a CDS encoding DNA/RNA non-specific endonuclease, which translates into the protein MKKKIKIFLCCYILILLGLLFLYQNPKIVNNIKELASNYLEILKDKIYRPKSLIELKEEYLLPKGYLTTQVLNKKYYSLGYAESAKQAEWVAYKLKKEMVELALTLLKENKIKRSKKFFEDKDIQGIAPKLIDYLKSGYDRGHIVSSADMSFSTDAMIDTYFLSNISPQQKEFNSGIWLKLEKLVRKWAILKGRIYIVSAGILTENKGFIGKNKIIVPKNFYKIVLSLNSDNSYDILAFIIPNEKAKDLELKNYVVSVNAIEEKTKIDFFAKLDAKIKKIIKIKKDINSWKF